The Pseudoalteromonas translucida KMM 520 genome segment CACCGAACAGTGGCATAGCAACTTTACAACCTCGGTCGACGGTACATTTTGGGGTACCCGAACAGCAATGCAATTAATGAAAGAAAAAGGCGGTGCTATTGTTAATATTTCATCTATTTGTGGTGAATTAGGTACGCCGATGATGGCCGGATATAGCGCTTCTAAAGCAGCAGTAGTTAACTTTTCACGTGCGGCTGCGGCAGAAGGTGCAGCGCACAATATTCGCGTTAATGTGGTAGTACCCGCAGTAGTAGAAACCCCCGCAACGGCAGGTATGTTAAGTGACGAAGGTATGCTTAATAATACTAACAGACTTATTCCTATGGGCCGTGTTGGCCGCGCTGATGAGCTAGCCAGTGCAATTGCCTTTTTAGCCAGCGATGACGCATCTTATATAACAGGGGCTTCTTTACCTGTTGATGGTGGCCGTACTGCAGTATTGGTAACCGCTTTAGATTAAGGACATTGTATGACCACAAAGAACCCACTATTAACCCCATGCAAATTGGGTGATATAGAAATAGCAAACCGAGTAATAATGGCCCCAATGACGCGTAATCGCGCTGATGCAGATGGCACACCTAATAGCATAATGCGTGACTATTATGCACAGCGAGCAAGTGCTGGGCTGATTGTAGCTGAAGGCTCGTGGCCTGTTGTTACAGGGCAAGCATATAATCGTCAACCGGGAATAGAAACGCCAAAGCAAATTCAAGCATGGCGCGAGATAACTGATGCAGTGCATCAGGCGGGCGGTAAAATAGTGCTGCAAATTATGCATGCAGGGCGTATTGGCTCGCACCATATTAAAGGTAGTGATATAGCTACTGTTGCTCCTTCAGCAATAAAAGCCCGTGGCGAAGTGTATACCGACAGTGCGGGTATGCAGCCATTTGATATGCCTGAGGCCTTAACCACAGAGCAAGTGTGGCAAGTAATAGATGAGCATCGTCAAGCTGCCGAAAATGCAAAAGAAGCTGGTTTTGATGGTGTTGAACTGCATTGCACCAGTGGCTACTTACCTATGC includes the following:
- a CDS encoding SDR family NAD(P)-dependent oxidoreductase; this translates as MQSRFKDKVAFVTGGGSGIGAATAQRLAQEGATVIICGRSKAPLDEVVATIRQQGGNAHAVQADVSNEQAFVTALEQTAQQYGGLDILVNNAMAFSYGAIEDMSTEQWHSNFTTSVDGTFWGTRTAMQLMKEKGGAIVNISSICGELGTPMMAGYSASKAAVVNFSRAAAAEGAAHNIRVNVVVPAVVETPATAGMLSDEGMLNNTNRLIPMGRVGRADELASAIAFLASDDASYITGASLPVDGGRTAVLVTALD
- a CDS encoding alkene reductase encodes the protein MTTKNPLLTPCKLGDIEIANRVIMAPMTRNRADADGTPNSIMRDYYAQRASAGLIVAEGSWPVVTGQAYNRQPGIETPKQIQAWREITDAVHQAGGKIVLQIMHAGRIGSHHIKGSDIATVAPSAIKARGEVYTDSAGMQPFDMPEALTTEQVWQVIDEHRQAAENAKEAGFDGVELHCTSGYLPMQFLCSDSNQRNDEFGGSAQARAKFASECIRAMATIFGAGRVGLRMNPGNRFNDTKDENPAESHLALLHAVADLDLAYLHIMRAPTADIDAFKMGREAFKGALIINDGFDGESAAEAVISNQAEAVSFARHYVANPDLVTRFAAQLPLAKFKRETLYTPGAAGYTDYPNA